The Platichthys flesus chromosome 23, fPlaFle2.1, whole genome shotgun sequence DNA segment tctcactttctctcttcctcaaAAGGTGCGCTTGTGTACGAGCAGCTGGGCTACAAAGCCTTCGGGTTGCCAGGGAAACTTGCCGCTTCCTGCTCCATCACCATGCAGAACATCGGAGGTGAGAGCCATGAACACAGTTAATGAGTGTTGTGTAACTCCACGGGGTTTATTCCCCGAGCTAGAAGCACTGTCACCCTGTATCCAAACTGAGTGGGTGgaaggatagagagagaaaaaaaccctGAAATGTTGGCTTACGAAAACAAGTACGTGTTTTTGGAATTTCGAGGAACTTCCAGTTGAAACTTGAGTGGTTCTACGAGAATGTGTTAAACTTTGTTTCCTTTATGTGTAAGAACTCTGCCCCCTCGACAAAGACTGTTTCTGTTGTGaagtgtgtacacacacatgaggGAAATATACTAACAGCAATTTTGTTCTTTACAGCCATGTCAAGCTACCTCTACATCGTCAAATACGAGCTGCCCATCGTCATTCAAACCTTTCTGGGAGCAGGCAATGGGTGAGTCACAGAAAACACTTGTGATCACCTTCAGGTTTAGAGAAGCAGGAAACAAACTGTCTCGCTCACAGTTGCACTGGTCAAAGTGACTTCAGGGTTGTGTATCCTCAAAAACGACAAAAGTTGAGTTAACAAAACACTCATCCAAACATTGCTCCACAGCGCCACTAGTGGTCAAAAACACCCAAGTTGCACAAATCAAAGAGACACTGTAGTAAATTCACTTCTTTCTAAAAAAGTATAAGCATGTTCCTGCGgagaacataaataaaaaaacatgttttcattgacttaaattatttttacaatccAGCTCTGACCATTAGATAATTTGATTTGCAACAATGACCTCAATGCAAACAAGTGTACCCATGTGAAGGGGTGTTTTTAGATTCAGAACTCCAAAGAGTCTGGGCTGTGGTGAGATTAGAAATGTTTTTGGGTTTCTATCCCGGCAGAACAACAGAGTTTAAATGACAGAGGCACTCGAGGTGAAGCGGCGCATCAGGCAAAATggcttccttttgtttttcaagtgCTGCGTGTTGGAGAAGgcgtctttgtctctctgttagCAGAGGGTTGAAGGGTTGTGGTGGAGAGTCAGTCTGTACATTCCAAAAGGACGTTCATTGCTCCGTCTCTCCACGTGGCCCTTCAAAGAGCCCTTTTAGAAGAGGCTGCCCGTGCCGCGGAGAGACAGAGTATGACAGAGGATGAGCTCACCGCGGCCTCGCTGGGAGTTTGAAAAATTGATGTGGTCTGGGTCCTCGGTGCTGCTTTCTTTCATCAATTTCCGCGAGCGATGCAGTCATCCTGCTGCATCGGGGccagttttttcttattttttacaaatggCGGTAAAGCTCAGATGTGAGAACGCGCGTCGGAGCAGCAGCCGAGAGGTTTGATCGGgcctgaagctgcaggaggatgtgaaGGCACGTTCTGACAGGAACTTACTGTTGTCggatttactgctgctgctggttgcaCAGTCAATCTTAAACAAAGTAGAAGCTGATCCACCTAACGTTAGATACACACAATGTAAATTGCGTAATATAATATAGCGGGGGGGAAATGATAGattaaaaaacatctgttatTTGCGTAACCTAGTATTACATACATTTCAGAAGGGACTTTTATAAACTGAATCTAGAAAAAAGGTTGCTTATGTAATGAAAGATTATaaatattgaaagaaaaaaacaaattctagCAAGTTAAACAGAATTTTCAAATTATCCTGCCCACAGAACACTAGATGCAACATTACACCAAAATGCTAACATCTGTGAccacagcaaaagaaaaaagtgataTCGGTTTAAGTAACCTGAAGTTCATGTGTAAAATCGCgtaacacaacaataacaagttAACAGAAGTTACCAAGCAAAATAAATCCTCAGCTACATCATGATGACAGTGCCTTACTAAGATATGTGAACTAAAGGGGAGAGTGCACGGAGAGAGTACACAGAGAGCAGTGTTCCGGAGCTGgttaataaatgatttattctcACTGACGTGTTGTTCTTTGTTGTGTTCCAGGGAGTGGTACACTAACGGAGACTACCTGGTGCTATTAGTGTCCTTCAGCATTATCCTGCCCCTCTCGCTGCTCAAGAATTTGGGTAAgccgtgtgtatgtgtgtgtgttgagaaaACAGATGCATTTTTTAAGTAGGGTTGGGATATGGGTCGGCCATGCACTTGCACGTGTGTGTCAGCAACTTCAAGAAAAAGTCTTCAAATGTTCACGACTCAAAGTCAAGTgataaaaggggaaaaaaaaggagcattCCACGGTTTTAAAATAGAAGCCTCTCATGAAAACAGAAgctcatgtgtgtatgtgtgtgctccGCCCTTCCCCCCCAGGTTACCTTGGTTACACCAGTGGTCTGTCCCTGCTCTGCATGCTGTTTTTCCTGATTGTGGtgagtaaaacacaaacactagcTCACACGTCTTTCCTACACAGCCCATGAATCAGTCGGCTGTTGCAGATGAGTCAGAGAACACGGTTCAGTTTTTCCACAGAACGTGTGGCTCCTCCCTACTGGGAACAGTGGGGATCCATTTATgggaaaaatgcaaaaaagttTGTGTCGTAAAActtcagaaaaaacatgttCCGCACCTTTGGCACCTTTTACATCTGGATTCGTCCCTAAACTGATTTCCCACAGTAGCCATCTCTCAGTGGAGCTTTTGTTCGGCCATGATAAATGCGATTTCAGCCAAAAAATCGTTGCCGCCTCAGCCGATTAAGACCTCTGCCGGCTTGTCTTCCAGGTGATCATCAAGAAGTTCCAGATCCCGTGCCCTCTCACTGAACAGAGTCTGACCGAGAACCTGACCCAGGCCCTGAACGTCACCTTGGCCCAGCTGAACACCACCGCCGTGGACTACAGCGAGGACGACTGCACGCCGAAATACTTTGTCTTCAACTCACAGGTGAAGATCTTTGACACGCAAACTTCTGGAGGGTTTGAATTTGAACTGAAAGTAGTCAAATCATAACTAAcatgttaaccccccccccccccttagacTGTCTACGCTGTTCCCATCCTGACCTTCGCCTTCGTGTGCCACCCGGCAATCCTGCCCATGtacgaggagctgaaggagtGAGTGCTTCCAACCTACGATCCACAGCTGCTGTCTTATCAGCATGTTGCCACTTTTCACACTTGTGGCTTTATCTCCGAGATTATTATGTTCTTGTGTTTCTAAATGAAACAACCTCCTCTCTCCCGAACAGCCGGTCCCGTGCCAAGATGCAGGGCGTTGCCAACGTGTCCTTCCTGGCCATGTTCATTATGTATCTGCTCGCCGCCCTCTTCGGATACCTGACCTTCAACTGTAAGTTGAATTGTGTAATACATCTGCATTCATATTTAGCTGAACTGATACTGGTGTGAGTGTACAAGCAGTCGTTGTCCCTTTATGATTAATGTCAGAGCGGATCAATAAGTCAAAGTTAAGGGAGAAAGCTTCCAGGTCCAAactaaatacacaataaaaaaaacagaaaaaaaacaggagaggaCTGGAGGTCTGTTACGTAAGAGTGTGAAAAAATATATCTCGTGCAGCTGACCAGTGGGCCGGGGTGTTTGTGTCCCTGTTTGTCATTGCTGGGACATCCGAGCGTACACAGAGAAAAGTTCCTGGAAGAACAAAACTGTACAAGAGGCGTGACAGAGAGCGACGAAAGGCCGACAGCCCTGCAAATAGTTGTGAACAAGAGATTGAGAAATCACTGACGTGTGCCGCGAACCTGTTTGGTGGGAGTCGGCCGACAGAAGGTGCCAGAAAAGGCAGCCGATCCCAAATGAAGGCATTTAAAGCGACAGAAGCAACACATCTAATGTAACTCAGGAAGCACTGATGTGCATATATGTCATGAACAGAGctacatatttcatatttacaggGGGGAAAAAGTACACTATTATTTTCTGACCTGTGTCACAAGAGTCTGAAGCCGTGTTAGCTTCTCTTTTAGCTAGTAGCAAACGATAATACTGCTATTTAGCAGGTGTAATGTTTACCATAGCTTCCAACATTTGACCATGCTAATGTCTGATAACtagaaacaacacaacgacaACGCTAATATGTTTAGCAGgtgtaatattttaaatatattaaaaagtcCGCTTGCGAACATTTGATGATAATcactaaaaataaacaataaaaaggcTAGCATGTTTTAGCAGGTCTATCATAGCATCTAACAGGTTAGCACGCTAACATTTGATAAGGAACACTAAACataaaggaaaatataaaaactacaaGCTACTTGCCGAACCTGTTTCCTCCTTAAGACAAAGGCTCTTTCCAAAGAATGTTTTAACTGAGCTGTCTCACGTCGTGAAGTGCTTCCTGTCTAAACTTGTCTGTCCACACAGCCCACGTGGAGCCCGAGCTTCTGCACACCTACTCCAAATACTTCAAGTCCGACATCATCCTGCTGATCGTGCGTCTGGCTGTGCTGACCGCCGTCACCCTCACCGTCCCTGTGGTGCTCTTCCCTGTAAGTGTCGGAGCTCCGGGAATATATCGGCCAGTGTTGGTGGAACGCGGTCGGCCATGTTGGATAACCTCTccgcctctccctctccctgtagATTCGTACCTCCATCAACCAGCACCTGTCCAGCTCAAAGGAGTTCAGCTGGATCCGCCACACCATCATCACCGTGGTCCTGCTGGCTAGCACCAACTGCCTGGTCATCTTCGTCCCCTCCATCAGGGACATCTTCGGCTTCATCGGTGTGTGCATCTGTCATTAcgccataaaaaaaacaaaaaaacaccttgCGTGTAAAGAATTTTATGactaaaatgtcacatttcttcCCCCTAACAGgcgcctctgctgctgccatgCTCATCTTCATCCTGCCGTCGGCTTTCTACCTCAAACTGGTTAAGAAGGAGTCCATGAAGTCTGTGCAGAAGATCGGGGTAAAGAGTTGCTTCATATGTTAGAGAGAAAAAAGCCATTTGATTGTTGACTTTGGTCGCTGTGGTCGAACACATAAGTTAAATGTGGAATTGTTTCCTCTCCCTAGGCCACCGCCTTCCTCGTGTGCGGCCTCATCGTCATGATCGGCAGCATGACCCTCATCATCCTGGACTGGACACACAACGCCACAGACGCCGCAGACACACAAGGCAACGGACACTAGACACTCCACCTCTGCTGCCGCGGCCACCCGGAGAAGAGgaggacgctgctgctgctggactgcGGCGACCACGCAACCAATGAAGACCCTAgcgtaaaagaagaaaaacacaagaactCTACTTGATGCTCGGCTTTGACTTCCTGAGCAACAAACCATTGCCATTCCATGAGGATGTATCCAAACTTTGTACAGTATGCTGTTATAGGCCAAGAAGATggtgttctttattttctcttttttttatcgtAGCTTTTTTTCATTGTCGTTTTTGCTCGTTTTTACTCTTTAAGGTTTTTTGTTGTAGTTACTGGTACagctgaaaacaaatatttgaaggtACCTCATGACAGAAGCGACATCGTCAAAAATGCAGCTCACGCTCAGGCGCGGCGCTACGTGCACGCTCGACTGCGGCTGTGACCTCAGAGCTCGGCACCAGCCGGGTCTTGCTGAGAGAAGCACGTGAGCCTCCAGAAGATCAACACGAGGCTTGAACGGTTAATCCACCTCATGGACAATTAAGTTCCTTCcaacatttgtttcttttattttttccattcgCCAAAAAGTGTATTTGTAAAGCATCTTTGTATATTGAAAAGCACTTACTGTTTAGCACActtgtggaaaacaaaacaacaaccaccgATTTGTGAGTGTTTCCGGGTGAGGCCTCCTACCAGGGCTCTGTCACCTTTCGTGTAGCGTCAGCTTTTCCTTGTAAAACATAGTGTAAGTCAACAAAACCTGCCTTTTCAAGCCCAACACTGGGAGCTGCAGAGTATCTCACACAGGGAACTCGTCTCAAACTGTATTTACTCGTTTCAAACCTGCTGAAGATCCGGTTGCGATGGCGTGTGTGCGGCGACACTACTGCTTCGAAAAACCTGGAGGCCGCCGAGCCTTCGGTACCTGTCCCCGCTGCGCCCCTGCTCCGGGGCCGGCGGGGAGGgaaactgaaaaatgttttttctttatggGAGAATAGCTTGAATTTGACCACATGCAGTGGTTTTAATGTACCTGTTAAacttgcaaaaaaacaaacaaacaaaaaaacaaccctaAAAACGTAGAAGTCACGTGTGCTCTTCGACACTGAGAACCAAACATGTAAAGAGACGGCGGAGGAGAGCGTCTGTCACCAGATTCCCAGTGTTCTAGGTACGGTCGCACCGTTTTCTGCCGAAATAAAACGATTCACACTGAAGAACTTGAAAGCTCGACGCGGGCCATCACCCCGTTGGGTCGTGAGCCTTGTGTGCTTCCAACACTAACTTAACACATCACCAAACTGTTATTGTCCAATATCTATTTATggaaaaacagtgaaatcaatgtaatttaatctattttactatatttatataatattgtatgtatatatatgtgtaaatatatatatgtctacTGAGTTCAACTGTATAtatgctttgtttttgttttttttgttataacttttttttttaaaacgaTAACGAATTTGTGCTGTAAAACAAAAAGTGCAAAGCACCCAAGGCTGGTGAGATTTGCGATGTTTAATTTGCATTGATTCAAACGAGCCGGCGCCGCTCGTCTCCACTAAGACTGACTGAATTCTCCTGGATCATCCTTCTGTGTCGAGTCTGTGAAAACTGTTACATGTGGAaaccacagggagagagggcagCAGCAGTCTGCTTCAGTTTCGGCCCTTTGAACAACAACCTGTATTAGCAGAGTGCTCTGTGCGCCTGTGTTGGTTTAGAGGCAACGTGTGCTGTCTCTTGACCCCAGGAGCAAAGAGGGCTCTGCCCACCAGTGTTACACTCTTGTTTCAATGAAACACTATGTATATCCTGTAATTAATGTCCAATTAAATCAAAGATAATCTATGGCATCGGCTGTTGGTGTTCTTTGTGTCCCTCCTTTCTTGAGCAGGGTTTGTGGTTGTGGTTTATCGAGGACACTGAGCTCAGACTGACCAGGTCCATCgtgcagctgaaggagaactTCGAAGGTCTGGTCCACGGCCTCTTGCCCCCTTTTCACCATATTTAACACAATCATAACACaaactttaaaagtgtttttatggaGAATAAGGAaggataaaaataaatctttcccATTTATTTAATGGCATTTTACATCTCGCTCATAGCTCAAACACCAGAATGTCATTCAGCAACCCGCCAACCTCTGCCAGGACCAACACACTATTCAAACTAATCAAATTGCACCAAACTACACAGACTCATAGAAATCCATCTCCTGAATATcttgatttctttcatcaagatctgtgaATTTCCCCCCAAGAAATCAAGAAGAATTTCACAAAAATTCcaaatgttacagaaagtggCCCAGTAATAACGATTGCCTCTCTCAGCTCGTGTCCCATCTTTTGACCAAGTTACAATAAAACTGAGTCAGTAGTTTTCAGCCAAAAGAAAGAACAACAGACAGAAAGTGATATAAAGATAAgatccttggcagaggtaattgAACCTTTAAGGTAGCCTTGTGCATCTTTAACTAAACTAATAGGTTCATGGTATAACCTCTACTACCTCTATTTAGACTTCCAGCATTAGGACTGTACATGGAGGAGGTCCAAGTattaagaaaacatgtttttcccCTCTTTATTTTTCCACTGTGGCCTTGACCATGAACCTGGATCAGCCCCCCTGACCACCTAGACCagacacaaactaaaacatggCCCGTGTCCACTTGTCTTTCTCTGGGCAGGTGTTGTTTTACGACACCAAGTTTAAAACTGACCTGGATGTTACTCGGTGGGTCCGTAGATGATCTTCAGGACGAGGAGTGGGATTTCAAAATATCTGGTCAGGTGGACGTCAGACTTTAAGACCACTACTACATCTCTGAgtgtataaaacaaatatatatatattcatatagtCCGATTTTTACAGATAGACAGATCTTGTCATTACTGTTGGGTTTGTTACTATTCATACTTAATACGGAATGAGGAAAAATCACTTTAccccatagactgtatttataaGCTTTACCCTAGGCAACACTGCTCCCTAGTGGTCAACAGGAGATCACATCTTCATTCATTCAACTCCCTTTTACAATTTAAACATATCTAATAACATATTTGTGTGGCTGCTGCTCACCCTTACTGTGAATTAAGTGCCAGTTCTATAACTTTCCAAAAAAGTAATATCTGCTGTGTTCTCTAAGATGCCTTTGATTTATTCTATTTAATTGGCCCCTAAATACTAGAACCAATGCATCACTataatgaacagaaaaaaatcaaaggttCACATTAGGtctgaatatcaaacattgaTTAGAGataataaatgtgaataaacGCAGGGTTTGCTCACTATTGTATAAACACAACCCATAGACTGTGTCAAAAGTCTTTATGTGCATTCTATGGTACAAACCTCACGCTTACAAGATGTCATTATCAGGGAATTTATATAAACTGGCGAAACTATTCTGCATTGCACAAGTTActacagtcatcagtcagtgagacccaaggcaaacacacatgcaggactTCACTCAAGCGGCTGATGGGCCCGACGCTCTGGACTGCGTGAAGAAGCTGTGGTCGGATCCCTGACCCTCGTTCGTGTTGTTGCATTTCGATTTCTCTTGCACGTCAGGTGTAAATAACAATGTTCAACATGGCTGTGATCCGTTCAGCTGCTTCTGTTTCAGGCCCCTGGTGCGGCATGCTGGCTCTGCCACGGTTTACAAGGGGGACGCAAACACCAAACCATTTGCTGTTAGTTTTACAGAGAAAACCTGTATTGTAGTATCGGATGTCTATCGAGTaaattctgcacacacacaaaaaactattCTTAAATTTATGACAGTTTCAACAGATATGAATGAATATCAGAGGCCCAAGTTATTCAAACTTCCCCATAACTGGATATAAGGTGAAGTGAAATACAGCTGGAAACgttctctctcaaactacaggCATCTTAGTCTTTTACATAACCAAGCCCAGTGTGCTGAGATAAATCCTGACTGGGGTGTTTGTATTCATCTCTTCCGTTGTGGACAAATAAGCAAACAAAAGTAGCGTTAAAAGGAAACATGAACAGCTTTAAGACCAAAACCTAAATGTGTTTGACCTCGTACAAGATATTTTTTAAAGCCTACAATTCAGATGATTACATTTTAAGACAGAGTAGAAATCGTGTATTAGTTCAGAGTCTAGTAACATGTTAActtccccacacacacacaggtccacCCGCCTTCAGTCTGAGGAACTGAAATGACCCGTGTTCAGTGGAAAACAGTAGTTGGGCACATTTAGATGTAAAATATCGATACGATTAATACTCTGTACTGTAGCAGTGCTCTGACACTGTAAATCTATTTCATGGAAGctggtcacttcctgtctggtaGTTGTTTCCTTTGATGATTTAGGGAGTCTTGGTGGTTTTAACGGGCACAGAGACAAACCCTGTGCAGAAAACCAAAGCAAAATACACACATCACAGCAGTAGTTGTTTGAGAGGTGATTGTTGGGAAATGCAGTTCACCAGATGCAAACGCTGTGGCTCAAAGACGGAGACAAAAATGAGGATGCGCCCTCCGGTGGTAAGGAGGCGTTGGTGACAAACACACGGGGCATCAGGAAGCAGCTGATTTATTTCACTACTCTCTGGATACTTTGCACAGTTCATGTTCTGGCATTGACAGTTATTACACATTCAGGCAGGGTGTGGGGGTCAGTCTGACCTGGGTTTCCCCCCCTCCGGGACCTGCACCTTCCGCTGAACACTCGCTGCTGATTGGCCATCCCGCTCATCGACCAATCAGGGCCCTGATTACAATCACACTCATCAGATTCCTGCCCGTCACTGGGGCAACACAGAGATTAATAAAGGCaatgcacttttttttaaactaggCTTTCCTCTgaaatattatatcatatttaaaaaagaacattgACAAGAATCAATAAGCTAAGTGATCAGGAGTCCGCGGAGGAGACGTTGATCGTACCACCCGGCACCCTGGGAGAGGCTCTCCTCTACATGATCTAACGTTGTTCACTGAGCGTTGCATCGTCAGTATCGAGCGACCCTCTCCCCCGACCCGCCCCATGCCATCCTGCGCTCCTTACAGTAGTTCCCAAGTCACACGATCTATGCAAAATAAAGGGCTCTTGCATTACAATTTCTGATTGGGTCATTCTTTTTctaacaaaatatgaaaatctaTAGAAAAAAATCTTCATTCAATAAAAGGTACAGATAtccaaaaaaaatgaaaatgctgaCGCTCCGTCCTCTCTCAGATTGGAGGCCAGATTCCAGCTTGAGGAAATTGCACTTGAGCAGCTGAATGGGTCGGCGAGGGGCATCGCCGCCCCAACAGCACGCCACAGATTCATTTCTTGCGGGCGTGTTTGTATTTGTCCACGTAGGCCTTCACCAGGTTGGCCACCTTGCTGGAGTTCACCTCACCGCTCTTGCTGTGACacacctgaagaagaagaaggagaacacagcaaaatgtcaaataaactgtgtttttacCTAATATCAGATATTAACTTCCAGCGaggttaaaaaatgtatattgatTAAAGTTTGATACATTTTACAATTTCAAGAGCGAAGCGTTCACCTTCTCTACTGCTTTGCGGACGATCTCCTTGTACTCCTCTTTAGTGACTTCCTTCTTTTGGTAATAAGGTTTCATGGCGTTCTTCACTTCATTCACAGCTCTCTCCTGGATCTGCTGTTTCTGAAGAGGACGACAGGATGAATGGAGACaaagaaatggaaagagaaCACTCTCATGGAGAGGTGGGCAGACAGGCGGCTGAAACGAACCTTTTCCTTTTTGGAGCTGTCGGCGTGAGCCTTGTTATGGCCGTACTGAGTGGTAGAGGATGGGAACATCTGGCTCTGTGCTGAGTGCATCTGGGTCACTGCGACACCAGCTTTGGTAGGGGTGGGAAGCAGGGCAGGTTTCCCATAACCCATCATGGAACTCGACATCTAAGGCAACCCAGGAAATAacaatacatttgaataaagcCTGGATTAGAACTGCATACATGCATCTTATTCGCTTATTGAATCTAGTTTTAATGCTAATAGAAATGCAGGATGGAGAACTTAATCCCTTCCCGCCTGTATCCCAGTTTCATATACCTGAGTCATGTGGCCATCAGGCTGAGCTGCTGCCATCTGGCTGCCGTGCTGCATGGGTGGAGGCGGCGGAGGGGGAGGCGGGAGGCCCTGAGCGCCCACAGCGGGCACCTGAAGCAGCGGCACTGCAGGGTGGAGGTGCAGGGGGACCTGAGGGGGCATGCCGTATGATGCCGCTGGCTGCAAGCTGACGGGCAGGGCTCCTCGCTGACCCTGCACGGGGTAGGGATGGTGGAGAACATTCAGTTGAGGAATCGCATTCATCACCGGCACCGGAGCGTTACCTGGGACAGCCGGGGCAGCAGGGTCGCTTTTAGAGAGATCTGGGGAGCAAAGGAGATGAAGTGAAAACTGTTGTATAAAAGATCTAACGTGCAGATTTTGAAGCTGGTTTAGGCTGCTGTGTATTTATATAAGTCAAATCAGACATATGCTTAGCGAGTTATACAAGAGAGCTTTTCAAAGGAATAAATCCAAAACCTCAAAGCACTAAAATGATCTTCCTTTCCGAGCATCGAAGACAGGACTTCTGCTGCTATTTTAGAAGGAGAGTTGGCTGATTCATGGCCTGCTTTTGGAACAGTTTTCTCAAGCAGTAACAGGTTGTGTTTTAGTGTTTTGGGAGTAATAACCAAGCAAAGACAGAGGAGgtctcacctgctgctgctgctggctgctccTCCTCGGATCTGTTccagcctcctgctcctcccctctccctcttcgAGTAATAGTCCTGGACGTCGGCAGGAAGCGATCTCCTGACAGCCCAGCTGGATGCTGATGACCATCCCGACCGATCGGCCATGGAGTCGTTTGGATCCATGTCTTTCCTCCGGCCACCGCCGCGGTTTTCGTTGAAGCGGCTGTATGCATCATTCCCTGAATTGCTGCCTGTACCTGAGAAGTTGTTTCTGGGCCAGCGGCTATCGCCCGATTCCTCCTGATTGTAAAAGCTACGGTTGCCACCGCCTCGCCCTGCACCGCGCCCCCGATCAAACCCTCCCCGGCCCCCCCTGCCTCGTGAATCCCCTCTGTTCCCTTCACTGTTGCGTGGACCAATTTGCCGGCTCCTGCTCTCAGCGTCCTCGCGAGCCTTTTCTGTAACCCAGTCAGGATTATCTGACCAGCTCTGGCGTTCAGGGGAACCTTCAGCAGGAGCACCATTTTCTAAGCGGCCAGCGCCTCCTTGATACCGCCGTCCCTCACTACCTGACCCACCACTCTGTCCTGACCTCCATCCGCCCTTGCGCTCCTTCTTCTGAGGAGACTGCTCTCTGGAGTTGG contains these protein-coding regions:
- the slc38a2 gene encoding sodium-coupled neutral amino acid symporter 2, producing MKSSTTRTEMVYLNHEEDNSSTNSTECTYQDFSKKGQLGRECPDLDAESQKFLPEMSTGKKKYETEYHQGNASFGMSVFNLGNAIMGSGILGLSYAMANTGIALFVILLVAVAIFSLYSVHLLLKTANEGGALVYEQLGYKAFGLPGKLAASCSITMQNIGAMSSYLYIVKYELPIVIQTFLGAGNGEWYTNGDYLVLLVSFSIILPLSLLKNLGYLGYTSGLSLLCMLFFLIVVIIKKFQIPCPLTEQSLTENLTQALNVTLAQLNTTAVDYSEDDCTPKYFVFNSQTVYAVPILTFAFVCHPAILPMYEELKDRSRAKMQGVANVSFLAMFIMYLLAALFGYLTFNSHVEPELLHTYSKYFKSDIILLIVRLAVLTAVTLTVPVVLFPIRTSINQHLSSSKEFSWIRHTIITVVLLASTNCLVIFVPSIRDIFGFIGASAAAMLIFILPSAFYLKLVKKESMKSVQKIGATAFLVCGLIVMIGSMTLIILDWTHNATDAADTQGNGH